In Amycolatopsis coloradensis, one genomic interval encodes:
- the ahcY gene encoding adenosylhomocysteinase, translating into MSPTLSKVNGIEFAVADLSLAEAGRKQLRLAEVEMPGLMALRREYAGSQPLKGARVAGSLHMTVQTAVLIETLVALGAEVRWVSCNIFSTQDEAAAAVVVGPEGTVEKPSGSPVFAWKGETLAEYWWCTDQLFDFGDGRLPNMILDDGGDATLLIHKGVEFEAAGAVPQATEEDPEEYHLVLETLRESLGRDTSRFTRIAKEVRGVTEETTNGVKRLYKLAKEGELLFPAMNVNDSVTKSKFDNKYGIRHSLIDGLNRGTDVMIAGKVAVVCGYGDVGKGAVESLRGQGARVVVTEIDPICALQAAMEGLDVVELDDVVGRGDIFITTTGNFDIIMADQMAKMKHNAIVANVGHFDNEIDMAGLAKIPGIKKIEIKPQVHEWVFPATADREAHSIIVLSEGRLMNLGNATGHPSFVMSNSFTNQTIAQIELFTKQGEYTTDVHVLPKHLDEKVARLHLDALGVRLTKLTKRQAEYIGVDVEGPYKLDHYRY; encoded by the coding sequence ATGAGCCCGACCCTGTCCAAGGTCAACGGGATCGAATTCGCCGTCGCCGACCTTTCCCTCGCCGAGGCCGGCCGCAAGCAGTTGCGCCTCGCCGAGGTCGAGATGCCCGGCTTGATGGCGCTGCGCCGCGAATACGCCGGCTCCCAGCCGCTGAAGGGCGCGCGGGTCGCGGGTTCACTGCACATGACCGTGCAGACCGCCGTGCTGATCGAGACGCTCGTCGCGCTGGGCGCCGAGGTGCGCTGGGTGTCCTGCAACATCTTTTCCACGCAGGACGAGGCGGCCGCGGCCGTCGTCGTCGGCCCGGAGGGCACCGTCGAGAAGCCGTCGGGTTCGCCGGTGTTCGCGTGGAAGGGCGAGACGCTCGCCGAGTACTGGTGGTGCACCGACCAGCTCTTCGACTTCGGTGACGGCCGCCTCCCGAACATGATCCTGGACGACGGTGGTGACGCGACGCTGTTGATCCACAAGGGCGTCGAGTTCGAGGCCGCCGGCGCCGTTCCGCAGGCGACCGAGGAGGACCCCGAGGAGTACCACCTCGTCCTGGAGACCCTGCGCGAGAGCCTCGGCCGCGACACCAGCCGGTTCACCCGCATCGCCAAGGAGGTCCGCGGAGTCACCGAGGAGACCACCAACGGCGTCAAGCGGCTCTACAAGCTCGCCAAGGAAGGCGAGCTGCTCTTCCCTGCGATGAACGTGAACGACTCGGTCACGAAGTCGAAGTTCGACAACAAGTACGGCATCCGCCACTCGCTCATCGACGGTCTCAACCGCGGCACCGACGTGATGATCGCGGGCAAGGTCGCGGTCGTCTGCGGCTACGGCGACGTCGGCAAGGGCGCCGTGGAATCGCTGCGCGGCCAGGGCGCCCGCGTGGTCGTCACCGAGATCGACCCGATCTGCGCACTGCAGGCGGCGATGGAGGGCCTCGACGTCGTGGAGCTCGACGACGTCGTCGGGCGCGGCGACATCTTCATCACCACCACCGGCAACTTCGACATCATCATGGCCGACCAGATGGCCAAGATGAAGCACAACGCGATCGTCGCGAACGTCGGGCACTTCGACAACGAGATCGACATGGCCGGCCTGGCGAAGATCCCGGGCATCAAGAAGATCGAGATCAAGCCGCAGGTGCACGAGTGGGTCTTCCCCGCCACGGCGGACCGCGAGGCGCACTCGATCATCGTGCTGTCCGAGGGCAGGCTGATGAACCTCGGGAACGCGACCGGCCACCCGAGCTTCGTGATGTCGAACTCCTTCACCAACCAGACGATCGCGCAGATCGAGCTGTTCACGAAGCAGGGCGAGTACACCACCGACGTCCACGTGCTGCCGAAGCACCTCGACGAGAAGGTGGCCCGCCTGCACCTCGACGCGCTGGGCGTCCGGCTGACCAAGCTGACCAAGCGCCAGGCCGAGTACATCGGCGTGGACGTCGAGGGTCCGTACAAGCTGGACCACTACCGGTACTGA
- a CDS encoding DNA polymerase IV, whose translation MAVRERVPWVLHVDLDQFIAAVEVARRPELRGKPVIVGGTGDPAERAVVATASYEAREFGIRSGMPLRTAAKRCPEAIFLATDPPAYQEVSDQVMATLREFPVVVEVLGWDEAFLGVTSDDPEALAADIRREVAEETGLSCSVGVGDNKLRAKLATGFAKPAGVFRLVQDNWWDVMAERPTDALWGIGTKTTKKLAEAGYHTVLELAGADVADLAARFGPKLGPWYRILAGGIGDAEVTATPYVARSRSRETTFQQNLTDPEAMAAEVVALAKRVSQDVAEEGRPAARVAVKVRFAPFQTHTHSVTLPARTSDPAEIEKAALAVLGMFDLGRPVRLLGVRAEFLSPAERSVSP comes from the coding sequence ATGGCCGTCCGGGAGCGGGTGCCCTGGGTACTCCACGTCGACCTCGACCAGTTCATCGCGGCGGTCGAGGTCGCCCGGCGGCCTGAGCTGCGCGGTAAGCCCGTCATCGTCGGCGGCACGGGCGATCCGGCGGAACGGGCCGTGGTGGCGACGGCGTCGTACGAAGCTCGGGAGTTCGGCATCCGGTCCGGGATGCCCCTGCGAACCGCCGCAAAACGCTGCCCTGAGGCGATCTTCCTCGCCACGGACCCGCCCGCGTACCAAGAGGTCTCCGATCAGGTGATGGCGACGCTGCGGGAATTCCCCGTGGTCGTCGAAGTGCTCGGCTGGGACGAAGCGTTCCTCGGCGTCACCTCAGACGATCCCGAAGCACTCGCCGCCGACATCCGGCGGGAAGTGGCCGAAGAGACCGGGCTTTCCTGCTCCGTCGGCGTCGGGGACAACAAGCTGCGTGCCAAACTCGCCACCGGATTCGCCAAACCGGCGGGGGTCTTCCGGCTCGTCCAGGACAACTGGTGGGACGTCATGGCCGAGCGGCCGACGGACGCCCTTTGGGGCATCGGCACCAAGACCACGAAGAAGCTCGCCGAGGCCGGCTATCACACCGTGCTGGAACTGGCCGGCGCCGATGTGGCGGACCTCGCGGCCCGGTTCGGTCCGAAGCTCGGCCCGTGGTATCGGATCCTGGCCGGCGGAATCGGCGACGCCGAGGTCACCGCGACGCCGTACGTCGCGCGATCCCGTAGCCGTGAGACGACTTTTCAACAGAACCTCACCGATCCGGAGGCCATGGCCGCGGAGGTCGTCGCACTGGCGAAACGCGTCTCGCAGGACGTCGCCGAGGAAGGCAGGCCCGCCGCGCGAGTCGCGGTCAAGGTCCGGTTCGCCCCGTTCCAGACCCATACGCACAGCGTGACCCTGCCCGCGCGAACCTCGGATCCCGCCGAAATCGAGAAGGCGGCGCTGGCCGTGCTCGGCATGTTCGACCTCGGCAGACCGGTCCGCCTGCTGGGCGTCCGCGCCGAATTCCTCTCGCCTGCGGAGCGATCCGTGTCGCCTTGA
- a CDS encoding YciI family protein — protein MRFMIIIKADEDSEAGKMPPMEALTAMAKFNQEMLDAGVLVGGEGLQESSKGARVTLNAAGATVTDGPFTEAKELVGGFWIVDVPSRAEAIEWAKRCPTPPTGDTVLEVRKILEAEDFGENFTTELQENEQRMRDELAERA, from the coding sequence ATGCGGTTCATGATCATCATCAAGGCGGACGAGGATTCCGAAGCCGGGAAGATGCCGCCGATGGAGGCTTTGACCGCAATGGCGAAGTTCAACCAGGAGATGCTCGACGCCGGAGTGCTGGTCGGTGGCGAAGGCCTGCAGGAAAGCTCCAAGGGCGCACGGGTCACGCTGAACGCGGCAGGGGCCACCGTCACCGACGGCCCGTTCACCGAAGCCAAGGAACTCGTCGGCGGCTTCTGGATCGTTGATGTCCCTTCGCGCGCCGAGGCGATCGAGTGGGCGAAGCGCTGCCCCACTCCCCCGACCGGCGACACCGTGCTCGAGGTCCGCAAGATCCTCGAAGCCGAGGACTTCGGCGAGAACTTCACCACCGAGCTGCAGGAGAACGAGCAGCGGATGCGCGACGAGCTCGCCGAACGGGCTTAA
- a CDS encoding DUF3040 domain-containing protein translates to MLSHHDRQELEKIERWFELTEPALAARLRSGRPARPPLLRLALLLSLDITAGLLMLLGIIVDSPTLLLTGMITVTAAVIVHLSRFGRP, encoded by the coding sequence ATGCTGAGCCATCACGATCGGCAAGAGCTGGAGAAGATCGAGCGCTGGTTCGAGCTCACCGAGCCGGCTTTGGCCGCCCGGCTCCGGTCTGGCAGGCCCGCCCGGCCCCCTCTGCTCCGCCTGGCTCTCCTTCTCAGCCTCGACATCACCGCGGGGCTGTTGATGCTGCTGGGCATCATCGTGGACAGTCCGACCCTGCTGTTGACCGGGATGATCACCGTGACCGCGGCGGTGATCGTGCACCTGTCCCGGTTCGGGCGTCCCTGA
- a CDS encoding cobalamin-independent methionine synthase II family protein, translated as MTIPTEPIGSIPRPGYLIEALGEHAAGRLDADGLGESREQALVETIKRLEETGSPVITDGEQGKPSFATYPLAGLTSLAPDGVIIPFADGHTRQLPRLTAGPFRYQAYADAYLREAKKYATRPVKQAVIAASAISLVYPGEELAGYGKEQFLADLVNEAEADIRRSLDAGADSVQIDFTEARLSLKLDPSGGLLKSFVDLNNTVLDRFSEEERKRIGVHTCPGGDQDSVHSLDVDYAELLPTLFRLNVGNVYVQLASEADPERALRVIAEHSRPEQRVFVGVTDPIDPRVETAEEVRDRVLQAARYIPPDRLGTCDDCGFSPFADDTSTSRDTAFAKIAARVEGTRLAVESL; from the coding sequence ATGACCATACCCACCGAACCGATCGGCAGTATTCCCCGTCCCGGCTATCTCATCGAAGCACTCGGTGAGCACGCGGCCGGACGGCTTGACGCCGACGGACTCGGCGAGTCGCGGGAACAAGCTCTCGTGGAGACGATCAAACGGCTGGAAGAGACCGGCTCGCCGGTCATCACCGACGGCGAACAAGGTAAGCCGAGTTTCGCCACGTATCCCTTGGCTGGCCTCACTTCGCTGGCGCCCGACGGCGTCATCATCCCGTTCGCCGATGGGCACACCCGGCAGCTTCCCAGGCTGACCGCCGGACCGTTCCGCTATCAGGCCTACGCCGACGCCTATCTGCGCGAAGCCAAGAAGTACGCGACTCGACCGGTGAAGCAGGCGGTGATCGCGGCTTCGGCGATCAGTCTCGTCTATCCCGGTGAAGAATTGGCCGGATATGGCAAAGAACAGTTCCTCGCCGACCTGGTGAACGAGGCGGAGGCCGACATCCGCCGCAGTCTCGACGCGGGTGCGGACAGCGTCCAGATCGACTTCACCGAAGCCCGGTTGTCGCTGAAGCTCGATCCGTCCGGCGGACTGCTGAAGTCCTTTGTGGACTTGAATAACACCGTACTGGACCGGTTCTCCGAGGAGGAGCGGAAGAGGATCGGCGTGCACACCTGTCCCGGCGGGGACCAGGACTCCGTGCACAGCCTGGACGTCGACTACGCCGAGCTGCTGCCGACGTTGTTCCGGTTGAACGTGGGCAACGTCTACGTCCAGCTGGCCAGCGAGGCGGATCCCGAGCGGGCGCTGCGGGTCATCGCCGAGCACTCTCGCCCGGAGCAGCGGGTCTTCGTCGGCGTGACCGATCCGATCGACCCGCGCGTCGAAACCGCCGAAGAGGTCCGGGACAGGGTTCTGCAGGCGGCGCGGTACATCCCGCCGGACCGGCTGGGCACCTGTGACGACTGCGGTTTCTCACCGTTCGCCGACGACACTTCGACGTCGCGGGACACCGCGTTCGCCAAGATCGCCGCCCGCGTCGAAGGTACGCGTCTCGCCGTCGAATCCCTCTGA
- a CDS encoding LysE family translocator encodes MISGTTALSFVLICLLGAMAPGPDFLVVTRSAILGGRKAGIAAGLGIALGVFVWVVAIALGVAAILTASAIAFTVVKLIGAGYLIFLGVKAWLAVRRGDYSELKDRVAPVVAPKEAFRQGLLTNLLNPKVAMFFLALIPQFLPHSASTAQTLQLAVLATTVAVVWTFVLATLVGSLRRFFSSGRVRRTMDAVMGTFLVGLGIRVAVQN; translated from the coding sequence ATGATCTCCGGGACCACCGCACTGTCGTTCGTGTTGATCTGCCTGCTCGGTGCCATGGCACCAGGCCCGGATTTCCTGGTGGTGACCCGCAGCGCGATCCTCGGCGGGCGCAAGGCCGGGATCGCCGCCGGACTCGGTATCGCGCTCGGCGTCTTCGTCTGGGTGGTCGCGATCGCGCTCGGGGTCGCGGCGATCCTCACCGCGTCGGCGATCGCCTTCACCGTGGTGAAGCTGATCGGTGCCGGGTACCTGATCTTCCTCGGCGTCAAGGCGTGGCTGGCGGTGCGCCGCGGCGACTACAGCGAACTCAAGGACAGGGTGGCGCCCGTCGTCGCGCCCAAGGAGGCGTTCCGGCAGGGACTGCTCACCAACCTGCTCAACCCGAAGGTCGCGATGTTCTTTCTCGCGCTGATCCCCCAGTTCCTTCCGCATTCGGCCTCGACAGCGCAAACCCTGCAGCTGGCCGTGCTGGCCACCACGGTGGCCGTCGTCTGGACCTTCGTCCTGGCGACGCTGGTCGGTTCGCTGCGGAGGTTCTTCAGCTCCGGCAGGGTGCGCCGCACGATGGACGCGGTGATGGGCACCTTCCTGGTCGGACTCGGCATCCGGGTCGCGGTACAGAACTGA
- a CDS encoding GNAT family N-acetyltransferase — MTMDTPPQRAATLADAPAIAALMRASVLELFPRFYDERQTASAADHIARLDLRLIEDGTYFVHETDGEIVACGGWSRRNKTHAGAGDASDDDRPLDPATEPARVRAMFVRGDWTRRGLGRAILESCRLAAKAEGFTSLTLTATLPGVPLYRSFGFTEVERVTVTTPDGVDVPGAVMTRDIDEPDSIEK; from the coding sequence ATGACGATGGACACGCCGCCGCAGCGGGCGGCCACCCTCGCCGACGCGCCCGCCATCGCGGCGCTGATGCGGGCCTCGGTGCTGGAGTTGTTCCCCCGGTTCTACGACGAAAGGCAGACCGCGAGCGCGGCGGACCATATCGCGCGCCTCGACCTACGGCTGATCGAAGACGGCACTTACTTCGTGCACGAGACGGACGGCGAGATCGTCGCCTGCGGAGGCTGGAGCAGGCGCAACAAAACCCACGCGGGCGCCGGCGACGCGTCGGACGACGACCGTCCGCTCGATCCGGCCACCGAACCCGCGCGCGTGCGCGCCATGTTCGTCCGCGGCGACTGGACACGCCGCGGGCTCGGGCGCGCGATCCTCGAGTCCTGTCGTCTCGCCGCGAAGGCCGAGGGATTCACGTCGCTGACACTGACCGCGACCCTGCCCGGTGTCCCGCTCTACCGGTCGTTCGGCTTCACCGAAGTCGAACGGGTCACCGTCACGACGCCCGACGGCGTCGACGTACCGGGCGCTGTCATGACCAGGGACATCGACGAACCGGATAGCATCGAAAAATGA
- a CDS encoding alpha/beta hydrolase, whose protein sequence is MITDDGCELWTSATGGGEPILCCHGGPGLWDMFGTLDLGPRFRLIRWDQRGAGRSEARGPYTLERMVADVDAVREWHGLDRVAVLGHSWGAHLGLLYALARPERVSALVYVSGVGLGHDWRAEFERNFERVVGEKPRGEGRESAIWQWTADFVADGARHAEAMATPWFPVNYEANTALSEEMRAVPESELVSASESLRVPTLIVDGMADNRPRWAVDSLEQALPSVKRVRIEDVGHVPWLEAPDEFRSAVTGFLGNRGGS, encoded by the coding sequence GTGATCACCGACGACGGCTGCGAGCTGTGGACCTCGGCGACCGGCGGGGGCGAGCCGATCCTGTGCTGCCACGGCGGTCCCGGTCTGTGGGACATGTTCGGCACCCTCGATCTCGGTCCGCGGTTCCGGTTGATCCGGTGGGATCAGCGCGGTGCCGGGCGTTCGGAAGCGCGCGGTCCGTACACACTCGAACGGATGGTCGCCGACGTCGACGCCGTCCGCGAGTGGCACGGCCTCGACCGCGTCGCGGTTCTCGGGCATTCGTGGGGTGCGCATCTCGGCCTCCTCTACGCGCTGGCGCGACCGGAACGAGTGAGCGCGCTCGTGTACGTGTCGGGTGTCGGCCTCGGTCACGATTGGCGCGCGGAGTTCGAGCGGAACTTCGAGCGAGTGGTGGGGGAGAAGCCTCGCGGCGAGGGCCGCGAAAGCGCGATATGGCAGTGGACGGCCGATTTCGTGGCCGACGGCGCGCGCCACGCCGAAGCGATGGCGACACCCTGGTTCCCGGTCAACTACGAGGCGAACACGGCGCTCAGCGAGGAGATGCGGGCCGTGCCGGAGTCGGAGCTCGTCTCGGCCAGCGAGTCACTGCGGGTGCCGACACTGATCGTGGACGGCATGGCCGACAACCGGCCACGGTGGGCCGTCGACTCGTTGGAGCAGGCCCTGCCGTCGGTGAAGCGGGTGCGGATCGAGGATGTCGGGCACGTGCCGTGGCTGGAGGCGCCGGACGAGTTCCGTTCCGCTGTGACCGGCTTCCTGGGTAACCGCGGTGGGTCGTGA